In Puntigrus tetrazona isolate hp1 chromosome 7, ASM1883169v1, whole genome shotgun sequence, the following are encoded in one genomic region:
- the bbox1 gene encoding gamma-butyrobetaine dioxygenase, giving the protein MLSYLTRWMSRGAFHALKGASSRPQLVKTPHIGNQTLAAAPLPFAGGSPGVRQARALDQERLLQIDWDDGSCSLYPFTWLRDNCQCPHCTLRSAQARSLLFSNLDVHTGMDQVQLMDNKVSITWPDQHSSEFDPDWLKKRCFSSEARQALQEELFLNEREYWDSSLQIPTADFEEVLHDDKAALAWLEALRRIGIVYLRGAPTEQGQVARLSQRIGYLRLTFYGHTWQVQDKPMANNVAYTSGELSLHTDYPALHHPPGVQFLHCVRQADQGGESEVVDGFHMAEQLRREDPEAFNILSSLRVDFTDSGADYCDFSVQSKNHIIDVDSEGRVMRINYNNATRDSVLDMPVHQVQPFYSSLKAFVELLSRPENIFTYRMEPGDLVTFDNWRLLHGRKSYLSQGQNSRHLEGAYLDWDEVMSRLRILRKAVRGDS; this is encoded by the exons ATGTTATCCTATCTTACTCGCTGGATGTCCAGAGGTGCTTTCCATGCACTGAAGGGGGCAAGCAGTAGGCCTCAACTGGTCAAGACACCTCATATTGGGAATCAGACACTGGCGGCGGCTCCTCTGCCCTTCGCTGGGGGGAGTCCAGGAGTAAGGCAGGCCCGGGCACTGGACCAGGAGAGACTACTGCAGATTGACTGGGATGACGGGAGTTGTAGCTTGTATCCATTCACCTGGTTAAGGGATAACTGCCAGTGTCCTCACTGCACGCTGCGGTCAGCTCAAGCACGCAGCCTGCTCTTCTCAAATCTGGACGTGCACACCGGAATGGACCAAGTGCAGCTGATGGACAATAAG GTGTCCATTACTTGGCCTGATCAGCACAGTAGTGAGTTTGACCCCGACTGGCTGAAGAAACGGTGTTTTTCCTCTGAGGCAAGACAGGCTCTGCAAGAGGAGCTCTTCCTTAATG AGCGTGAATACTGGGATTCAAGTCTGCAGATCCCTACTGCTGACTTTGAGGAAGTTCTGCATGATGACAAGGCTGCCCTGGCCTGGCTAGAGGCTCTGAGACGCATTGGTATTGTGTACTTGAGGGGGGCGCCAACAGAGCAGGGCCAGGTGGCCAGACTGAGTCAGAGGATTGGCTATCTACGCCTCACCTTTTACGG ACACACATGGCAAGTGCAGGACAAGCCCATGGCTAACAACGTTGCATACACTTCTGGAGAATTAAGCCTACACACAGATTACCCTGCTCTGCACCATCCACCTGga GTGCAGTTCCTGCACTGTGTCCGTCAGGCTGATCAGGGCGGAGAGAGTGAAGTGGTTGATGGCTTTCATATGGCGGAGCAGCTCCGCAGGGAGGATCCTGAGGCGTTTAACATCCTCTCCTCACTCAGGGTGGATTTCACAGACAGCGGTGCTGACTACTGTGACTTCAGCGTGCAGTCCAAAAACCACATTATAGA TGTGGATTCTGAGGGCCGGGTGATGAGGATCAACTATAACAACGCCACACGAGACTCGGTGCTGGATATGCCTGTGCATCAGGTTCAGCCCTTCTACTCGTCTCTGAAGGCCTTTGTGGAGCTGCTCAGCAGGCCGGAAAACATATTCACGTACAGAATGGAACCAG GTGACTTGGTGACCTTTGATAACTGGCGTCTGTTGCATGGCCGAAAGAGCTACCTGTCACAAGGCCAGAACTCAAGACATCTTGAAGGAGCCTATCTGGACTGGGATGAGGTCATGTCCCGTCTCAGGATCCTCCGGAAAGCTGTCCGTGGAGATAGCTAG